The Chroicocephalus ridibundus chromosome 2, bChrRid1.1, whole genome shotgun sequence genome includes a region encoding these proteins:
- the LOC134510692 gene encoding sentrin-specific protease 2-like, producing the protein MKSDFSFVLNSKYLQEESREKRKVKLNASEWTIHSMEPHEIPQQSNGSDCGVFTCKYADYICRDRPMTFTQTHMPYFRKKMVWEILHQELL; encoded by the exons atgaaaagtgatttttcttttgttttaaacagcaaatacctgcaagaagaaagccgcgaaaaaagaaaggtgaagctGAATGCTTCAGAGTGGACtattcacagcatggagccacac gaaatccctcagcaatcgaATGGAAGCGACTGCGGCGTGTTTacctgcaaatacgcagattacatctgcagagacagaccgatgacctttacacag acccacatgccttacttccgtaagaagatggtgtgggaaatactccaccaagagctgctgtga
- the LOC134510694 gene encoding tektin-3-like, translating into MQPGRSPLTATYTHPRSTPSKFLPAISAMASSYKARFPYYPLPQSSGLPWMPSTYYKPAAINPTLAPFSKSSQGMTASKKLPVIANRTTFITRYTPEDWHRSNLTNYRESETCQHNAERLRVDTSRMIQDKYQQTEKTQGESTKNLGVRANDIGFWKSELCRELGEMIGETNALTDMKKRLERALAETEAPLQVAQECLLQREKRMGIDLVHDDVEKQLFTEIDVIRSCQERMQQYLDKTKAQLTSNRVAQHELERDLANKQAAHRIDDKCHHLRNTSHGISYYRGVERVDATISVPESWAKFTDGNILRSQSERAASAKLRDNTRNLLEVTANEMRCQFNRVNVAFTSRIAETADAKSKIQTHLAKTLREIFQMEMNIEAIKKAMRDQGPPFKVAQTRLEERTRRPNMELCRDTAQLRLVNEVHEIDETVQSLQQRLRDTEDTLQMLAHAKSVLQHDLAVKANSLFIDQEKCMGMRKTFPSTARLLGSV; encoded by the exons ATGCAGCCTGGTCGATCTCCCTTAACGGCAACGTACACCCATCCACGATCAACACCTAGCAAGTTTCTGCCTGCCATCAGTGCCATGGCTTCAAGCTATAAGGCCCGTTTTCCTTACTACCCGCTGCCTCAGAGCTCcggcctcccctggatgcccagcacctactacaaacCAGCTGCCATCAACCCAACTTTGGCTCCCTTTTCCAAAAGTTCCCAGGGGATGACCGCCAGCAAGAAGCTTCCTGTCATTGCCAACAGAACAACCTTCATCACCCGGTACACCCCTGAGGACTGGCACAGGTCCAACCTGACCAACTACAGAGAGTCAGAAACTTGCCAGCACAACGCGGAGCGTCTGAGAGTTGATACCTCCCGCATGATTCAGGATAAATATCAGCAGACAGAGAAGACACAAggagaaagcaccaaaaacctgggagttCGTGCCAATGATATTGGattttggaaatcggagctctgccgTGAGCTGGGTGAGatgatcggggagaccaacgccCTCACGGACATGAAgaaaaggctggagagagccttggccgagaCGGAGGCCCCTCTCCAG gtcgctcaggagtgcttgCTTcagcgggagaagaggatgggcatcgacctcGTCCATGATGACGTGGAGAAACAGCTCTTCACA GAAAtcgatgtcatcaggtcgtgccagGAGAGGATGCAGCAGTACCTGGATAAGACAAAAGCCCAGCTCAC gtccaacaGGGTGGCCCAGCATGAGCTGGAGAGAGACCTGGCCAACAAGCAGGCGGCCCACCGCATCGATGACAAGTGCCACCACCTGAGGAACACCTCCCATGGCATCAGctactaccgaggggtggagcgggtcgatgccac gatCTCGGTGCCAgagtcctgggccaagttcacaGACGgcaacatcctccgctcccagagcgaACGGGCGGCCTCTGCCAAGCTGCGGGACAACACCAGGAACCTGCTGGAGGTGACGGCCAACGAGATGCGGTGCCAGTTCAACAGGGTGAACGTCGCCTTCACCAGCCGCATCGCCGAGACAGCCGACGCCAAGAgcaagattcagacccacctggccaag acactgcgggaAATCTTCCAAATGGAGATGAACATAGAAGCCATCAAAAAAGCCATGAGGGACCAAGGACCTCCGTTCAAagtggctcagacccggctggaaGAGCGCACACGGAgaccaaacatggagctgtgccgggacactgcccagctccg ccttgtcaatgAGGTCCACGAAATAGATGAGACGGTCCAGAGCCTTCAGCAGCGTCTGAGAGACACCGAGGACACCCTGCAAATGCTGGCTCATGCCAAGTCGGTCTTGCAGCAtgacctggccgtcaaagccaactcgCTCTTCAtcgaccaggagaagtgcatggggatgcgcaagacctttcccagcactgcgCGGCTGCTGGGTTCTGtttag